A region of Ochotona princeps isolate mOchPri1 chromosome 2, mOchPri1.hap1, whole genome shotgun sequence DNA encodes the following proteins:
- the SZRD1 gene encoding SUZ domain-containing protein 1 isoform X1 has translation MEDEEVAESWEEAADSGEIDRRLEKKLKITQKESRKSKSPPKVPIVIQDDSLPAGPPPQIRILKRPTSNGVVNSPNATSRPALPVKSLAQREAEYAEARKRILGSASPEEEQEKPTLDRPPRISQPEDSRQPNNVIRQPLGPDGSQGFKQRR, from the exons ATGGAAGATGAGGAGGTCGCTGAGAGCTGGGAGGAGGCGGCAGACAGCGGG gAAATAGACAGACGGttggaaaaaaaactgaagatcACACAAAAGGAGAG CAGGAAATCCAAATCTCCTCCCAAAGTGCCCATTGTGATTCAAGACGATAGCCTGCCCGCCGGGCCCCCTCCACAGATCCGCATCCTCAAGAGGCCCACCAGCAACGGGGTGGTCAACAGCCCCAACGCCACCAGCAGGCCAGCCCTTCCAGTCAAGTCCCTAGCACAGCGGGAGGCCGAGTACGCAGAGGCCCGGAAGCGTATCCTGGGTAGTGCCAGTCCTGAAGAGGAGCAGGAGAAACCCACCCTCGACAG GCCCCCCAGGATCTCCCAGCCTGAAGACAGCAGACAGCCCAACAATGTGATCAGACAGCCCTTGGGTCCTGACGGGTCACAAGGCTTCAAACAGCGCAGATAA
- the SZRD1 gene encoding SUZ domain-containing protein 1 isoform X2, whose product MEDEEVAESWEEAADSGEIDRRLEKKLKITQKERKSKSPPKVPIVIQDDSLPAGPPPQIRILKRPTSNGVVNSPNATSRPALPVKSLAQREAEYAEARKRILGSASPEEEQEKPTLDRPPRISQPEDSRQPNNVIRQPLGPDGSQGFKQRR is encoded by the exons ATGGAAGATGAGGAGGTCGCTGAGAGCTGGGAGGAGGCGGCAGACAGCGGG gAAATAGACAGACGGttggaaaaaaaactgaagatcACACAAAAGGAGAG GAAATCCAAATCTCCTCCCAAAGTGCCCATTGTGATTCAAGACGATAGCCTGCCCGCCGGGCCCCCTCCACAGATCCGCATCCTCAAGAGGCCCACCAGCAACGGGGTGGTCAACAGCCCCAACGCCACCAGCAGGCCAGCCCTTCCAGTCAAGTCCCTAGCACAGCGGGAGGCCGAGTACGCAGAGGCCCGGAAGCGTATCCTGGGTAGTGCCAGTCCTGAAGAGGAGCAGGAGAAACCCACCCTCGACAG GCCCCCCAGGATCTCCCAGCCTGAAGACAGCAGACAGCCCAACAATGTGATCAGACAGCCCTTGGGTCCTGACGGGTCACAAGGCTTCAAACAGCGCAGATAA